The genome window TGAAGGAAAAGTATGGTGATGCACGTCGTACCATGATCAAACCAGATGACCATGAGTTCAACCCAGAAGACTTCTATCCAAACGACCCAGTGGTTATCACCGTGAGTCATCTCGGATATATCAAGCGCACCCCATTGTCAGAGTTCCGTGAGCAGGCTCGTGGTGGAGTAGGTTCTAAGGGAGCCCGTACACGTGATAAGGACTTCACCGAGTATATCTATCCTGCTACCATGCACCAGACCATGCTGTTCTTCACCAAGAAGGGCCGCTGCTACTGGTTAAAGTGTTACGAGATTCCTGAGGGCGACCGCAACTCTAAGGGCCGTGCCATCCAGAACCTCCTCAACATCGAGAGCGATGACCAGGTGAATGCATTCCTCCGCCTCAAAGGCTTGAATGACGCTGAGTTCATCAACAGCCATTACGTAGTCTTCGCTACCAAGAACGGTACCGTGAAGAAGACCTGTCTGGAGGCATATTCCCGTCCACGTGCCAACGGTGTGATTGCTATCAACATCGTAGAGGGCGATGAGGTGGTAGATGTTCGTCTGACAAATGGTCATAACGAGCTGATTATTGCCAACCGCAATGGTCGTGCTGTCCGTTTTGACGAGAACGAGATTCGTACAATGGGCCGTACGTCTACCGGTGTTCGTGGTATGCGCCTTGATGAGGGTAATGATGCCGTAGTAGGTATGATTGTTGTCAACGATCCTGAGAAGGAAACCGTGATGGTAGTGAGCGAGCAGGGTTATGGTAAGCGTTCTGATGTACTCGATTACCGCGTTACCAAGCGTGGCGGTAAGGGTGTGAAGACACTGAATATTACCGATAAGACCGGTCGACTGGTAGCTATCAAGAACGTAACCGATGATAACGACCTCATGATTATCAATCAGAGTGGTATCGTGATTCGTCTTGCTGTAGCCGATTGCCGTGTCATGGGCCGTGCTACCCAGGGTGTACGCCTCATCAACCTTGCCAAGAAGAATGATGTCATTGCCAGCGTATGCAAGGTGATGAGTTCTGAGCTCGAGGCTTCTGTCGAAGAGGAGAGCCGTTCTGCCTGGGCTAAGAAGAGCGAGGAGATAGAGAATGATACCGTAGGTGCCAAGACTGCCGAAGAGGCTGCCGAGGCTGAGGCTCATCTCGCTGACGAAGCATCTGAAGCAGAGGATACCGATTCGGGCAACGTAGATTTCGAATAAAAGAAAAGACGCGTAAAAAATAAATAACAACAACTTTTAAACTCATTAAGAAAAATGAAAAAGTTTTTAGTAGCTGCAATGATGGTACTAGGTGCCACATCAGCATTCGCAGGCGACAGTGACGCTCTCAAGGCTGTCATGAAGGCTAAGTCTTATGCCGAGGCTGAGGCTTTGGTTAAGCAGAATTTGGGTCAGATGGCTAACGATGCAGAGAAGGCCAAGGCTTACAACAAGCTCGTTGATCTCGCTATGAAGCAGTTCAACGACCAGCAGAGCATCCAGCAGACCAATCAGATCATGAAGAAAAACGACCCGGTTGACGAGGCTGCTATGTCTGAGGGCGCTTACAATGCATTGATCAATGCCATTGAGTGCTACAAGTACGACCAGCTTCCTAACGCTAAGGGTAAGGTTGCTCCTAAGTTTAACAACAACGCTAGCCGTGTATGGGGTGCTCGTGTTCAGCTCGTTAATGCGGGTCAGACAGCAGCCCAGAACAATAAGGCTGATGAGGTATTGAAGTATTGGGGTGCATTCCTCGATACAGACAATGAGCCTCTCTTCGCTTCTGTAGACCAGAAGCAGAAGGATAGCGAGAAGGACTATATCGGTCAGGTTGCTCTCTTTGCAGCCCGTTATGCATACCAGGCTAAGGATGCTGCCCGTTGCGAGAAGTATTGCGACATCGCTATGAAGAGTGAGAAGGAGGCTAAGGATGCCCTCAACCTCAAGCTCTATGTGATGAAGGACGGCTTGAAGACTCACGAGGATTCTCTTGCCTATGTTAACAAGCTCAAGGATATCTTTGCAAAGGACGAGACCAATGAGGTTGTTCTCGATGGTTTGAACTCTATGTACTCTTCATTGAAGATGGAGAAGGAGCAGGCTGAGCTTTTGGACAATGCTATCGCAAAGAACCCTAACAACTTCGTAGCTCTTGCCAACAAGGGTATGATGTATATCCAGAAGAACGATGCAGACAACGCTATCAAGTGTTTGAAGCAGGCTCTTGCTGCAAAGGAGGATAACGTAGTTGTTCTTACTTATCTGGGTGCTTGCTACAACAGCAAGGCTGGTAACTTGCAGGATCCTAACGGCCGCAAGGTTGTTTACCAGGAGGCTATCAAGGTTCTCGACAAGGCTAAGCAGCTCGATCCAGAGAAGGCTCAGGCTAACTGGGGTTACACCCGTTACCAGGCTTACTATGGCTACTATGGTCCTAACGCAGCAGAAACCAAGCAGGCTGAGGCTGAGAGCAAGTAAAGTTTAAGCTTCAAATAAGTATTTGATTCTCATAGGGGGATGTCATCTAGTGTGGCATCCCTTTTTTTTTGTTTCTTTGACATTGGGTTGTTCCGGTAAGATAACAAATAGGACTGTGTTTTTTGTGGCAAAATGATTGATAAAAACATCAGCGAGTAATGTTGGTTTGCTGTAGGCGCCCATCAGCTGGTCTACGCATGCACAACAGGTGTTGTGCGAGCGCATATCAGCTGGTCTACGCATGCACAACAGCTGTTGTGCGGCCTACGGAGTTAACTTCTCCGATAACCTATACTATCTTTTCCGCCAACTTCATCTGTCTTTTCCGACAACTTCTTCCGTATTCTGCGATTGTATCTTACGCTTGTGTGCATTTATTGAAGTTGTTCATGTGTCGTAAAAATCTTCTTGGTATGTCCGTCTTTCATAAAAATAGGCTGAGCCATCATGCGATGACTCAGCCTTAATTCTTTTTTATCCATTCAGAACTTTACTGCTGAACAGGAATCTTCTTGACGCGACGCTCGTGACGGCCACCCTCGAATGTTGTGGCAAAGAACTCGTCGAGAATAGCCTCGGCGGTCTTGTTGTCTACGAAACGACCTGGAAGTACCAATACGTTGGCATCGTTGTGCTGACGAACCAAATGAGCAATCTCCTTGCACCATGCCAATCCGGCACGTACACCCTGATGCTTATTCAATGTCATGGCGATACCTTCGCCGCTGCCGCAAATGCCGATGCCTGGATATACTTCGCCGCTCTCAATGCCTTTAGCAAGAGCATGACCGAAGTCAGGATAGTCTACACTCGCATCGCTGTATGTACCATAATCCTTTACAGGATAACCCTTCTTTTCCAAATATTCCAATACAAATTGCTTCAATGGAAAACCTGCGTGATCGCATGCAATACCAACTGTCTTTACTTCCATAATACTTAAGTTTTTAAGTGAAGAAACCGGTGTAAACCCTTATCCTTCACAAGGTTAATATTAAAAGAGTGAAAGGAGTCGGATGCCGGAAATGGAAATCTGCCATCCGGCAAAATCTCCAACTCCAGCTTCCAACTCCTGTTTAGTTTATGCTAATTAAGCTTCAGCCAAGAAAGCCT of Segatella copri contains these proteins:
- the rpiB gene encoding ribose 5-phosphate isomerase B, with protein sequence MEVKTVGIACDHAGFPLKQFVLEYLEKKGYPVKDYGTYSDASVDYPDFGHALAKGIESGEVYPGIGICGSGEGIAMTLNKHQGVRAGLAWCKEIAHLVRQHNDANVLVLPGRFVDNKTAEAILDEFFATTFEGGRHERRVKKIPVQQ